A genomic segment from Actinomadura hallensis encodes:
- a CDS encoding bifunctional FO biosynthesis protein CofGH, which produces MDATSSALRRALARARDGKTLDRSEATTLLQARGAQLDDLLAYAARTRDAGLEAAGRPGVITYSRKVFIPLTRLCRDRCGYCTFATVPHRLDAPYLSPDEVLEIARRGAEMGCKEALFTLGDRPEDRWRQAREWLDAHGYDDTLSYVRAMAIRVLEETGLLPHLNPGVLTWRDFQRLKPVAPSMGMMLETTATRLFSERGGPHFGSPDKDPAVRLRVLEDAGRTNVPFTTGILIGIGETLEERADAIFEIRRTMREYGAIQEVIVQNFRAKPDTKMRDAPDAELDELAATIAVTRLVLGPKARVQAPPNLVGDQFALMLRAGIDDWGGVSPLTPDHVNPERPWPQIDELAERTAAAGFALRERLTIYPEYVLRGEPWLDPRLKGHVAALADPATGLAREDAVLEGRPWQEPDGGFEASGRTDLHTEIDTTGRTGDRREDFDEVYGDWDALRERMSAPQRFDADVKSALARAEQNPAGLSDDDALALLHAEGPELDALAKLADDLRRDAVGDVVTYVVTRNINFTNVCYTGCRFCAFAQRRTDADAYTLSLRQVGDRVDEAWEAGATEICMQGGIHPDMPGTAYFDLAREVKRRAPGIHLHSYSPMEVVNGASRADMSIREWLQEAKEAGVDSLPGTAAEILDDDVRWVLTKGKLPTDQWVEVVTTAHEIGLPTTSTMMYGHVDTPAHWVAHIKLIRSIQERTGGFSEFVLLPFVHHNSPIYLAGLARPGPTVRENVAVHALARILLHGAIPNIQTSWVKLGDELCTRVLQGGVNDLGGTLMEETISRMAGSENGSFKPISELEQIAARAGRPARQRTTLYGEVPQERLEAARRTDGIGHFGRGGGRLNLPLVGT; this is translated from the coding sequence GCGCTTCGCCGGGCACTGGCCCGCGCGCGTGACGGCAAGACACTGGACCGATCCGAGGCCACCACACTGCTGCAGGCCCGCGGGGCACAGCTCGACGACCTGCTCGCCTACGCGGCCCGCACCCGCGACGCCGGCCTGGAGGCCGCGGGCCGGCCGGGCGTCATCACCTACAGCCGCAAGGTCTTCATCCCGCTGACCCGGCTGTGCCGCGACCGCTGCGGGTACTGCACGTTCGCGACCGTCCCCCACCGCCTGGACGCGCCCTACCTGAGCCCCGACGAGGTTCTGGAGATCGCGCGCCGGGGCGCCGAGATGGGCTGCAAGGAGGCCCTGTTCACGCTCGGGGACCGCCCCGAGGACCGGTGGCGGCAGGCCCGCGAATGGCTCGACGCCCACGGCTACGACGACACGCTCTCCTACGTGCGCGCCATGGCGATCCGGGTGCTGGAGGAGACCGGGCTGCTGCCGCACCTGAACCCCGGCGTGCTCACCTGGCGCGACTTCCAGCGGCTGAAGCCGGTCGCGCCGTCCATGGGCATGATGCTGGAGACGACGGCGACGCGGCTGTTCAGCGAGCGCGGCGGCCCGCACTTCGGGTCGCCCGACAAGGACCCGGCGGTCCGGCTGCGGGTCCTGGAGGACGCGGGACGCACGAACGTGCCGTTCACCACCGGCATTCTCATCGGCATCGGCGAGACGCTCGAGGAGCGCGCGGACGCGATCTTCGAGATCCGGCGGACGATGCGGGAGTACGGCGCGATCCAGGAGGTGATCGTGCAGAACTTCCGCGCGAAGCCGGACACCAAGATGCGCGACGCCCCGGACGCCGAGCTGGACGAGCTGGCTGCGACGATCGCGGTGACGCGGCTCGTCCTCGGCCCGAAGGCCCGCGTCCAGGCGCCGCCGAACCTCGTCGGGGACCAGTTCGCGCTGATGCTGCGCGCCGGCATCGACGACTGGGGCGGCGTGTCGCCGCTGACGCCGGACCACGTGAACCCGGAGCGGCCGTGGCCGCAGATCGACGAGCTGGCCGAGCGGACGGCGGCGGCGGGGTTCGCGCTGCGGGAGCGCCTGACGATCTACCCCGAGTACGTGCTGCGCGGGGAGCCGTGGCTGGACCCGCGCCTGAAGGGGCACGTCGCGGCGCTGGCCGACCCGGCGACCGGCCTCGCCCGGGAGGACGCGGTCCTCGAGGGCCGCCCCTGGCAGGAGCCGGACGGCGGGTTCGAGGCATCCGGGCGGACGGACCTGCACACCGAGATCGACACGACCGGCCGGACCGGCGACCGGCGCGAGGACTTCGACGAGGTCTACGGCGACTGGGACGCGCTGCGCGAGCGCATGTCCGCCCCACAGCGCTTCGACGCCGACGTCAAGTCCGCTCTCGCGCGCGCGGAGCAGAACCCTGCCGGCCTGTCGGACGACGATGCGCTGGCCCTGCTGCACGCCGAGGGCCCGGAGCTGGACGCCCTCGCCAAGCTCGCCGACGACCTGCGCCGCGACGCGGTCGGCGACGTCGTCACCTACGTCGTCACCCGCAACATCAACTTCACCAACGTCTGCTACACCGGCTGCCGGTTCTGCGCGTTCGCGCAGCGCCGCACCGACGCCGACGCCTACACGCTGTCCCTCCGCCAGGTCGGGGACCGGGTGGACGAGGCGTGGGAGGCGGGCGCCACCGAAATCTGCATGCAGGGCGGCATCCACCCCGACATGCCCGGCACCGCCTACTTCGACCTCGCCCGGGAGGTGAAGCGCCGCGCACCCGGCATCCATCTGCACTCCTACAGCCCGATGGAGGTCGTGAACGGCGCGTCCCGGGCGGACATGTCGATCCGCGAGTGGCTGCAGGAGGCCAAGGAGGCCGGCGTCGACTCGCTGCCGGGGACGGCCGCCGAGATCCTGGACGACGACGTCCGCTGGGTGCTGACCAAGGGCAAGCTGCCCACCGACCAGTGGGTCGAGGTCGTCACGACCGCGCACGAGATCGGCCTGCCGACGACGTCCACGATGATGTACGGGCACGTCGACACCCCCGCGCACTGGGTGGCGCACATCAAGCTGATCCGCTCCATCCAGGAGCGGACGGGCGGGTTCAGCGAGTTCGTCCTGCTGCCCTTCGTGCACCACAACTCGCCCATCTATCTCGCGGGGCTGGCGCGTCCGGGGCCGACCGTGCGGGAGAACGTCGCCGTCCACGCCCTGGCGCGGATCCTGCTGCACGGCGCGATCCCCAACATCCAGACGTCGTGGGTGAAGCTGGGGGACGAGCTGTGCACGCGCGTCCTGCAAGGGGGCGTGAACGACCTGGGCGGCACCCTCATGGAGGAGACCATCAGCCGCATGGCCGGGTCGGAGAACGGCTCCTTCAAGCCCATCAGCGAGCTGGAGCAGATCGCGGCGCGCGCGGGCCGTCCCGCCAGGCAGCGCACCACCCTCTACGGGGAGGTGCCCCAGGAACGCCTGGAGGCCGCCCGCCGCACCGACGGCATCGGTCACTTCGGCCGTGGAGGAGGCAGGCTCAATCTCCCCCTGGTCGGCACCTGA
- a CDS encoding DNA-3-methyladenine glycosylase family protein: MLDPPAERAGGRPPERVRRWRPGWELDLLGTLAPHRRGSGDPAFRVERDGSVWRASHTPEGPGTLRLRPAGDAVEAAAWGPGAEWLLDGVPELLGAADAPDGLVPRHRVVRELVLRRRGLRIGRTRRVFEALVPAVMEQKVLGLEAFRAWRYLLRRFGEPAPGAPHMRVPPPPEVWVRIPSWEWHRSGLEAVRARTIIGAARVAARLEEDPSEARLRSLPGVGVWTAAEVRQRAVGDADAVSVGDYNLPGLVGWALAGRKVDDAGMLELLEPYAGHRYRVTRLLETSGLRPPRRGPRLPVRDYRSF; the protein is encoded by the coding sequence GTGCTTGATCCGCCCGCGGAGAGGGCCGGCGGGCGTCCGCCCGAACGGGTCCGGCGGTGGCGGCCCGGCTGGGAGCTCGACCTGCTCGGGACGCTCGCGCCGCATCGGCGCGGGTCGGGCGACCCGGCGTTCCGGGTCGAGCGGGACGGGTCGGTGTGGCGGGCCTCGCACACGCCCGAGGGCCCCGGCACGCTGCGGCTCCGCCCGGCCGGGGACGCGGTCGAGGCCGCCGCCTGGGGGCCGGGCGCCGAGTGGCTGCTGGACGGGGTTCCCGAACTGCTGGGGGCGGCGGACGCCCCGGACGGGCTCGTCCCCCGCCACCGGGTCGTGCGGGAGCTGGTGCTCCGGCGGCGGGGACTGCGGATCGGCAGGACGCGGCGGGTGTTCGAGGCGCTCGTCCCCGCCGTGATGGAGCAGAAGGTCCTCGGGCTGGAGGCGTTCCGGGCCTGGCGGTACCTGCTGCGCAGGTTCGGGGAGCCGGCGCCGGGGGCGCCGCACATGCGGGTGCCCCCGCCGCCCGAGGTGTGGGTCCGGATTCCCTCGTGGGAGTGGCACCGGTCCGGGCTGGAGGCCGTCCGCGCCAGGACGATCATCGGGGCGGCGCGGGTCGCGGCGCGGCTGGAGGAGGATCCGAGCGAGGCGCGGCTGCGGTCCCTGCCGGGCGTCGGGGTCTGGACGGCCGCGGAGGTCCGGCAGCGCGCGGTCGGCGACGCCGACGCCGTGTCCGTCGGCGACTACAACCTGCCCGGCCTGGTGGGCTGGGCGCTGGCGGGCCGGAAGGTCGACGACGCGGGGATGCTCGAACTGCTGGAGCCCTACGCCGGGCACCGGTACCGGGTGACGCGGCTGCTGGAGACGTCCGGGCTGCGGCCGCCTCGGCGCGGCCCCCGCCTGCCCGTCCGCGACTACCGGTCGTTCTGA